The nucleotide sequence GTTCCGAGGTTTGGTGCTCGTGACTTTAATGTTTTTACTACTAATCGCGGTCACACAAATATTGGACTAAATTCCCCATTCAACAAATTAATGCGAGCTGCTAATACGACCGAATGTGTATCATTCTTCGATGTTTAACTTAGCAGtttgttaaattgttgttatttgatttttcattgaatatgttttctttctttttctttttatttgtatttatttacttcTTATTATGTCAATTAATGTACGTTCTTAGGCTTAATTATgttgtttataatattatctctctttttggaaaacaaatttctgttgggataataaagttattattattattattattatatcaattccactgcctcgcccgcaagcgacctcggcaataTGAGATGATACCGTTTCTTTTAATGTCTTGGTCCGTAAACCTCACTTCGCCGAGGAttcttgcgggcgaggcgctagaatctTCTAAAACTGACGATTTCGTGTTAATATATGAAGTCTCGCGCCTCGCCtgtaagcgacctcggcgacgTTCGATGATATCATTAACTTGATGTCTTGGAAGTAACCTAAGCAtataacactttaatttattctCATCCCGCCGAGGTCGACACATCATAAATACAAACCTTAACTCAATGAAATTTTGCATTTTGAAGCTACAATATCAATTCCACTGCCttgcccgcaagcgacctcggcaataTGAGATGATATCGTTTCCTTTAATGTCTTGGAAAGTAAACCTCACAAAATATCATTGAGTTTAGGTTAGGATTTATGATGTATCAGctccagcgcctcgcccgcaagcgacctcggcgaagtgagaGTAAATTCACATGTTGTATGTTCGGTTTGCTTTCCAAGATATCAAATGAACAATATATATGATATCGCCGAAgttgcttgcgggcgaggcgctatatataaattatataaacataaaGCTAATGTTAACAATCGGTTCTAGCGCCTCGGCGCAATGAGGATGAACGATTTCTCATTCAAGTGTTGCACGTTTGGTTTACTTTCCAAGAACGATATCTTCGAacatcgccgaggtcgcttgcgggcgaggcgctggagCTGACACATCATAAATACAAACCTCAACTCAATGAAATTTTGCATTTAGAAGCTACGAATCAattccactgcctcggccgcaagcgacctcggcaataTGAGATGATATCGTTTCCTTTAATGTCTTTGAAAGTAAACCTCACAAAATATCATTAAGTTTACGTTAGGATTTATGATGTATCAGctccagcgcctcgcccgcaagcgacctcggcgaagtgagaGTAAATTAACATGTTGTATGTTCGGTTTGCTTTCCAAGGTATCAAATGAACAATATATATGATAtcgccgaggttgcttgcgggcgaggcgctgtatataaattatataaacataaaGCTAATGTTAACAATCGGTTCTAGCGCCTCGGCGCAATGAGGATGAACGATTTCTCATTCAAGTGTTGCACGTTTGGTTTACTTTCCAAGAACGATATCTTCGAacatcgccgaggtcgcttgcgggggAGGCGCTGGAGCTGACACATCATAAATACAAACCTCAACTCAATGAAATTTCGCATTTAGAAACTACGATATCAATTCCactgcctcgcccgcaagcgacctcggcaataTGAGATGATATCGTTTCCTTTAATGTCTTTGAAAGTAAACCTCACAAAATATCATTGAGTTTACGTTAGGATTTATGATGTATCAGctccagcgcctcgcccgcaagcgacctcggcgaagtgagaGTAAATTCACATGTTGTATGTTCGGTTTGCTTTCCAAGATATCAAATGAACAATATATATGATAtcgccgaggttgcttgcgggcgaggcgctgtatataaattatataaacataaaGCTAATGTTAACAATCGGTTCTAGCGCCTCGGCGCAATGAGGATGAACGATTTCTCATTCAAGTGTTGCACGTTTGGTTCACTTTCCAAGAACGATATCTTCGAacatcgccgaggtcgcttgcgggcgaggcgctggagCTGACACATCATAAATACAAACCTCAACTCAATGAAATTTTGCATTTAGAAGCTACGAATCAATTCCactgcctcgcccgcaagcgacctcggcaataTGAGATGATATCGTTTCCTTTAATGTCTTTGAAAGTAAACCTCACAAAATATCATTAAGTTTACGTTAGGATTTATGATGTAACAGctccagcgcctcgcccgcaagcgacctcggcgaagtgagaGTAAATTAACATGTTGTATGTTCGGTTTGCTTTCCAAGATATCAAATGAACAATATATATGATAtcgccgaggttgcttgcgggcgaggcgctgtatataaattatataaacataaaGCTAATGTCAGCAATCggttctagcgcctcgccctcaagcgacctcggcggaaTGAGGATGAACGATTTCTCACGTTTGGTTTACTTTCCAAGAACGATATCTTTGAAcaccgccgaggtcgcttgcgggcgaggcgctggagCTGGTACATCATAAATACAAACCTCGAGTATTTCTTATTGTGATTCTTCTCGTGATTTTTTtacaacattaattaattataaataaattagaagaGTTTTAAACGAATCGTAATTAATCGATTAAATTAGATTATGATAAATCAACCACGAGTTTGTAATGATCTGGCAACAAAGCCAAATAATATAACAATGTATCCCCagagaaaaaataaagagTCACATAATCCCGAGAAATAAAACTGTTATAGAATGGTAACCTTTgctaaaaataagaaaaattccAGATTTGCGTAAATAATggctaattttaaaacatagtTGAAGGTCTTTTCGTAAAAAACACTTTTCctaccaaaaatttttaagatgagaatttaatttaaacagaatttattaatattatttaattaattttattgtaactaAATTATAGTTAAtctaaacttaatttttatcgAGTTTTTCACGAATTCTTATTGAAATTGCGTCGTTCCGATCATCTTTTTGGCACCGTTTCAAGGCGCTATTTTTGAAACTGCGTGCGTTAATGTCAATAGTTGTTCGGATTGTTGCACCTCGACGTTATGGCGTAAAATTAGTGATGTTACTCATTCATTTTCATTAAGACATGTGGATTAGATCGTAGCGTCTTAGTCTTGTCAGGGTGTTGTTGAGAAGATGTGGCGCGATAGTGTTTATAGTGTAAGAAAagtttcgaaacatttttgatttttaaaacatttttgtttgtgATGATTTAGGGCACGTTGAGACCAGCATCTCAAACGGTCATCACTGGGAAATACTTAAATGATCTCGTGGATACTTTAACATGTACTGTTCGATCAAACCCGATAACGAGTGTTTCCAATATCCATTCGGTTAATAAAATCGATAAGGGTCTTTATTTGGGTGATAAGTgagtatgatttttttttaattttaaatcaaattttttgtgttgtgTGTATGATTAGATATGCAGCGAAAGATAGGAAATTCTTGGTGAATAATGGTTTTACGCACGTGTTAAATTGCGCGGAAGGAGCCGACGAATATCAAGTGAATACAAATGAGATGTATTACAAACATTTTGGAATTAAGTATATGGGAATACCCGGGCACGATAGGCCGTCTTGGGACATATCTGTGTATTTTGAAAGGGCTGCTCGTTTTATAGAAAGCGCAATCGCTTCGGGGGGGAGGGTTCTCGTGCATTGTGTTGTAGGCATCTCTCGTTCTGCCACAATTGTGATTGCTTACATGATGATTTGCAAGCAAATGGATGCTGCGACCGCtttgaattatgtttttaatcaAAGAAGGGTTTGGCCTAACGCTGGGTTTTTGCACCACCTCGCGCAGTTAAATAATGTCTTATTTAGGCGGAAATCGTTAGCTTTAactaaagtttattattaagtttgatacaaaataaatttattttttaagcgATGTGATTTTATTGCGCCCCAAATTTAAATGAGGACAATATCAAGACGTTCTTAGTC is from Onthophagus taurus isolate NC chromosome 8, IU_Otau_3.0, whole genome shotgun sequence and encodes:
- the LOC111425300 gene encoding dual specificity protein phosphatase 3; the encoded protein is MWRDSVYSGTLRPASQTVITGKYLNDLVDTLTCTVRSNPITSVSNIHSVNKIDKGLYLGDKYAAKDRKFLVNNGFTHVLNCAEGADEYQVNTNEMYYKHFGIKYMGIPGHDRPSWDISVYFERAARFIESAIASGGRVLVHCVVGISRSATIVIAYMMICKQMDAATALNYVFNQRRVWPNAGFLHHLAQLNNVLFRRKSLALTKVYY